A genomic stretch from Kogia breviceps isolate mKogBre1 chromosome 1, mKogBre1 haplotype 1, whole genome shotgun sequence includes:
- the YTHDF2 gene encoding YTH domain-containing family protein 2 isoform X1: MSASSLLEQRPKGQGNKGEPSSAGGPWRAGDPAWGGGVSGKRPGERTFRKPLSLQVPHIQNGSVHQKDGLNDDDFEPYLSPQARPNNAYTAMSDSYLPSYYSPSIGFSYSLGEAAWSTGGDTAMPYLTSYGQLSNGEPHFLPDAMFGQPGALGSTPFLGQHGFNFFPSGIDFSAWGNNSSQGQSTQSSGYSSNYAYAPSSLGGAMIDGQSAFASETLNKAPGMNTIDQGMAALKLGSTEVASNVPKVVGSAVGSGSITSNIVASNSLPPATIAPPKPASWADIASKPAKQQPKLKTKNGIAGSSLPPPPIKHNMDIGTWDNKGPVAKTPSQALVQNIGQQPTQGSPQPVGQQANSSPPVAQASVGQQTQPLPPPPPQPAQLSVQQQAAQPTRWVAPRNRGSGFGHNGVDGNGVGQSQAGSGSPSEPHPVLEKLRSINNYNPKDFDWNLKHGRVFIIKSYSEDDIHRSIKYNIWCSTEHGNKRLDAAYRSMNGKGPVYLLFSVNGSGHFCGVAEMKSAVDYNTCAGVWSQDKWKGRFDVRWIFVKDVPNSQLRHIRLENNENKPVTNSRDTQEVPLEKAKQVLKIIASYKHTTSIFDDFSHYEKRQEEEESVKKERQGRGK; this comes from the exons ATGTCGGCCAGCAGCCTCTTGGAGCAG AGACCAAAAGGTCAAGGAAACAAAGGTGAGCCCAGCTCAGCCGGTGGCCCCTGGCGGGCGGGGGACCCCGCTTGGGGGGGCGGGGTCTCCGGGAAGCGCCCCGGGGAGAGGACCTTTCGGAAGCCGCTTAGTTTGCAGGTGCCTCACA tacAAAATGGATCTGTACATCAAAAGGATGGATTAAATGATGATGATTTTGAACCTTACTTGAGTCCACAGGCAAGGCCC aataATGCGTATACTGCCATGTCAGATTCCTACTTACCCAGTTACTACAGTCCCTCCATTGGCTTCTCCTATTCTTTGGGTGAAGCTGCTTGGTCTACTGGGGGTGACACAGCCATGCCCTATCTAACTTCTTATGGACAACTGAGCAACGGAGAGCCTCACTTCCTACCAGATGCAATGTTCGGACAACCAGGAGCCCTGGGTAGCACTCCATTTCTTGGTCAgcatggttttaatttctttcccaGTGGGATTGACTTCTCAGCTTGGGGAAATAACAGTTCTCAGGGACAGTCTACTCAGAGCTCTGGATATAGTAGCAATTATGCTTATGCACCTAGCTCCTTAGGTGGAGCCATGATTGATGGACAGTCAGCTTTTGCCAGTGAGACCCTCAATAAGGCTCCTGGCATGAATACTATAGACCAGGGGATGGCAGCCCTGAAGTTGGGTAGCACAGAAGTTGCAAGCAATGTTCCAAAAGTTGTAGGCTCTGCTGTTGGTAGCGGGTCCATTACTAGTAACATCGTGGCTTCCAATAGTTTGCCTCCAGCTACCATTGCTCCTCCAAAACCAGCATCTTGGGCTGATATTGCTAGCAAGCCTGCAAAACAGCAACCCAAGTTGAAGACCAAGAATGGCATTGCAGGGTCAAGTCTTCCACCACCTCCAATAAAACATAACATGGATATTGGAACTTGGGATAACAAGGGTCCTGTGGCAAAAACCCCCTCACAGGCTTTGGTTCAGAACATAGGTCAGCAGCCAACCCAGGGGTCTCCCCAGCCTGTAGGTCAGCAGGCTAACAGTAGCCCACCAGTGGCTCAGGCATCAGTAGGGCAACAGACGCAGCCAttgcccccaccaccaccacagccTGCCCAGCTCTCAGTGCAGCAACAGGCAGCTCAGCCAACCCGCTGGGTAGCACCTCGGAACCGTGGCAGTGGGTTCGGTCATAATGGGGTGGATGGTAATGGAGTAGGACAGTCTCAGGCTGGATCTGGATCTCCTTCAGAACCTCACCCAGTGTTGGAGAAGCTGCGGTCCATTAATAACTATAACCCCAAGGATTTTGACTGGAATCTGAAACATGGCCGGGTTTTCATCATTAAGAGCTACTCTGAGGACGATATCCACCGTTCCATTAAGTATAATATCTGGTGCAGCACAGAGCATGGTAACAAGAGACTGGATGCTGCTTATCGCTCCATGAACGGGAAGGGCCCCGTTTACTTACTTTTCAGTGTCAACGGCAGTGGACACTTCTGTGGCGTTGCAGAAATGAAATCTGCTGTGGACTACAACACATGTGCAGGTGTGTGGTCCCAGGACAAATGGAAGGGTCGTTTTGATGTCAGGTGGATTTTTGTGAAGGACGTTCCCAATAGCCAGTTGCGACACATTCGCCTAGAGAACAACGAGAATAAACCAGTGACCAACTCCAGGGACACTCAAGAAGTGCCTCTGGAAAAGGCTAAGCAGGTGTTGAAAATCATAGCCAGCTACAAGCACACCACTTCCATTTTTGATGACTTCTCACACTATGAGAAAcgccaagaggaagaagaaagtgtTAAAAAG
- the YTHDF2 gene encoding YTH domain-containing family protein 2 isoform X2 yields the protein MSASSLLEQRPKGQGNKVQNGSVHQKDGLNDDDFEPYLSPQARPNNAYTAMSDSYLPSYYSPSIGFSYSLGEAAWSTGGDTAMPYLTSYGQLSNGEPHFLPDAMFGQPGALGSTPFLGQHGFNFFPSGIDFSAWGNNSSQGQSTQSSGYSSNYAYAPSSLGGAMIDGQSAFASETLNKAPGMNTIDQGMAALKLGSTEVASNVPKVVGSAVGSGSITSNIVASNSLPPATIAPPKPASWADIASKPAKQQPKLKTKNGIAGSSLPPPPIKHNMDIGTWDNKGPVAKTPSQALVQNIGQQPTQGSPQPVGQQANSSPPVAQASVGQQTQPLPPPPPQPAQLSVQQQAAQPTRWVAPRNRGSGFGHNGVDGNGVGQSQAGSGSPSEPHPVLEKLRSINNYNPKDFDWNLKHGRVFIIKSYSEDDIHRSIKYNIWCSTEHGNKRLDAAYRSMNGKGPVYLLFSVNGSGHFCGVAEMKSAVDYNTCAGVWSQDKWKGRFDVRWIFVKDVPNSQLRHIRLENNENKPVTNSRDTQEVPLEKAKQVLKIIASYKHTTSIFDDFSHYEKRQEEEESVKKERQGRGK from the exons ATGTCGGCCAGCAGCCTCTTGGAGCAG AGACCAAAAGGTCAAGGAAACAAAG tacAAAATGGATCTGTACATCAAAAGGATGGATTAAATGATGATGATTTTGAACCTTACTTGAGTCCACAGGCAAGGCCC aataATGCGTATACTGCCATGTCAGATTCCTACTTACCCAGTTACTACAGTCCCTCCATTGGCTTCTCCTATTCTTTGGGTGAAGCTGCTTGGTCTACTGGGGGTGACACAGCCATGCCCTATCTAACTTCTTATGGACAACTGAGCAACGGAGAGCCTCACTTCCTACCAGATGCAATGTTCGGACAACCAGGAGCCCTGGGTAGCACTCCATTTCTTGGTCAgcatggttttaatttctttcccaGTGGGATTGACTTCTCAGCTTGGGGAAATAACAGTTCTCAGGGACAGTCTACTCAGAGCTCTGGATATAGTAGCAATTATGCTTATGCACCTAGCTCCTTAGGTGGAGCCATGATTGATGGACAGTCAGCTTTTGCCAGTGAGACCCTCAATAAGGCTCCTGGCATGAATACTATAGACCAGGGGATGGCAGCCCTGAAGTTGGGTAGCACAGAAGTTGCAAGCAATGTTCCAAAAGTTGTAGGCTCTGCTGTTGGTAGCGGGTCCATTACTAGTAACATCGTGGCTTCCAATAGTTTGCCTCCAGCTACCATTGCTCCTCCAAAACCAGCATCTTGGGCTGATATTGCTAGCAAGCCTGCAAAACAGCAACCCAAGTTGAAGACCAAGAATGGCATTGCAGGGTCAAGTCTTCCACCACCTCCAATAAAACATAACATGGATATTGGAACTTGGGATAACAAGGGTCCTGTGGCAAAAACCCCCTCACAGGCTTTGGTTCAGAACATAGGTCAGCAGCCAACCCAGGGGTCTCCCCAGCCTGTAGGTCAGCAGGCTAACAGTAGCCCACCAGTGGCTCAGGCATCAGTAGGGCAACAGACGCAGCCAttgcccccaccaccaccacagccTGCCCAGCTCTCAGTGCAGCAACAGGCAGCTCAGCCAACCCGCTGGGTAGCACCTCGGAACCGTGGCAGTGGGTTCGGTCATAATGGGGTGGATGGTAATGGAGTAGGACAGTCTCAGGCTGGATCTGGATCTCCTTCAGAACCTCACCCAGTGTTGGAGAAGCTGCGGTCCATTAATAACTATAACCCCAAGGATTTTGACTGGAATCTGAAACATGGCCGGGTTTTCATCATTAAGAGCTACTCTGAGGACGATATCCACCGTTCCATTAAGTATAATATCTGGTGCAGCACAGAGCATGGTAACAAGAGACTGGATGCTGCTTATCGCTCCATGAACGGGAAGGGCCCCGTTTACTTACTTTTCAGTGTCAACGGCAGTGGACACTTCTGTGGCGTTGCAGAAATGAAATCTGCTGTGGACTACAACACATGTGCAGGTGTGTGGTCCCAGGACAAATGGAAGGGTCGTTTTGATGTCAGGTGGATTTTTGTGAAGGACGTTCCCAATAGCCAGTTGCGACACATTCGCCTAGAGAACAACGAGAATAAACCAGTGACCAACTCCAGGGACACTCAAGAAGTGCCTCTGGAAAAGGCTAAGCAGGTGTTGAAAATCATAGCCAGCTACAAGCACACCACTTCCATTTTTGATGACTTCTCACACTATGAGAAAcgccaagaggaagaagaaagtgtTAAAAAG